In Gemmatimonadaceae bacterium, the following proteins share a genomic window:
- a CDS encoding PadR family transcriptional regulator gives MTRPTPLLQGTLDVLILKALTLEPLHGLGVSRRIDQITRGAFVVGPGSLFPALHRLEEKGWLEASWGESENNRRAKYYKLTAAGRRQFTAEAAEWNRVAGAMTAALEST, from the coding sequence ATGACCCGGCCGACGCCGTTGCTTCAGGGAACGCTCGATGTGCTCATTCTCAAGGCGCTCACGCTCGAGCCGCTGCACGGGCTCGGCGTCTCGCGGCGCATCGACCAGATCACGCGCGGCGCCTTCGTCGTGGGACCGGGATCGCTGTTCCCCGCCTTGCATCGCCTCGAGGAAAAGGGTTGGCTCGAGGCGTCGTGGGGCGAATCGGAGAACAATCGGCGCGCCAAGTACTACAAGCTCACCGCCGCGGGTCGCCGCCAATTCACCGCCGAGGCCGCGGAGTGGAATCGTGTCGCCGGCGCGATGACCGCCGCGCTCGAGTCGACATGA
- a CDS encoding amidase gives MNTRRQFLITAPLGLLGAAAACRNGDSQSSATASSTPGTPGAPPAFNTGPGAGPPVTTTTFAEAEKLARVAMTDAERKVAADSWRTAMASLMERRTGPRKVAIADAVQPASRWNPLTIGKDANPARDRFVRSTTDPGPLPATDDAIAFATVAQLSHWIQSKKLTSTRLTNIYLDRIQRFDPKLRCVITVTRDAALAQSKQADAEIAAGKYRGPLHGIPFGVKDLLDTAGIPTTWGAEFYRNRVPTADSAVVARLKNAGGVLIAKLSLGALALNDIWFGGQTMNPWLLEEGASGSSAGPGAATAAGLVGFSVGSETGGSIIAPSMRCGVTGLRPTFGRVARTGAMTLCWSLDKLGPMTRGVEDAMLVLNAISGPDAADTYSLPSHLDFDATAGVSGLRVGYFPAWMKEAPATDVDRAALDTVKKLGMVPTEVTLPDWPYDSLQLMLFAEAAAAFEDITLDHRVDQLKAQVPDAWPNLFRISRFLSAVDFVQADRFRRMVAGEMDRIFSQVDLLLVPSLRDEMLTITNFTGHPSLTLRAGFVQVSEARSDWAPDPAHPLPKFNPPRRVPHGVTLLGRLFDEGTVGRAGVALERAFGVAGERPPGFV, from the coding sequence GTGAATACCCGACGCCAGTTTCTCATCACCGCGCCGCTTGGACTCCTCGGCGCTGCCGCTGCCTGTCGCAATGGCGATTCGCAATCGTCCGCGACGGCGAGCTCCACGCCCGGCACACCGGGCGCGCCGCCGGCGTTCAATACCGGACCGGGTGCAGGTCCGCCGGTGACGACGACGACATTCGCTGAAGCCGAGAAGCTCGCGCGTGTCGCGATGACCGACGCCGAGCGAAAGGTGGCGGCCGACAGTTGGCGCACGGCGATGGCATCGCTCATGGAGCGACGCACGGGGCCGCGCAAGGTCGCGATCGCCGATGCCGTGCAGCCCGCGTCGCGGTGGAATCCGCTGACGATCGGCAAGGATGCGAATCCCGCACGCGATCGCTTCGTGCGCAGCACAACCGATCCGGGCCCGCTGCCGGCAACCGACGACGCGATTGCGTTTGCGACAGTCGCGCAACTCTCACACTGGATCCAGTCGAAGAAGCTCACGTCGACGCGCCTCACCAACATCTACCTCGATCGCATCCAGCGCTTCGATCCCAAGCTTCGCTGCGTCATCACGGTGACGCGCGACGCCGCGCTCGCGCAGTCGAAACAGGCAGATGCCGAGATCGCCGCGGGGAAGTATCGCGGCCCGCTGCATGGCATTCCGTTCGGCGTGAAGGATCTGCTCGACACCGCGGGCATTCCCACGACGTGGGGTGCGGAGTTCTATCGCAATCGCGTGCCCACCGCTGATTCGGCTGTCGTCGCGCGATTAAAGAATGCTGGTGGGGTCCTCATCGCCAAGCTCAGCCTCGGCGCGCTCGCACTGAACGACATCTGGTTCGGCGGGCAGACGATGAATCCATGGCTGCTCGAGGAGGGCGCGTCGGGATCGAGCGCGGGCCCTGGCGCGGCGACAGCTGCCGGTCTCGTTGGATTCTCGGTGGGCAGCGAGACGGGCGGCAGCATCATCGCGCCGAGTATGCGGTGTGGTGTCACGGGACTGCGTCCGACGTTCGGCCGTGTCGCGCGCACCGGCGCGATGACGCTCTGCTGGTCGCTCGACAAGCTCGGGCCGATGACCCGCGGCGTCGAAGACGCGATGCTCGTGCTGAATGCCATCAGCGGCCCCGACGCCGCCGACACGTACAGTCTGCCGAGTCATCTCGATTTCGACGCGACGGCGGGCGTGAGTGGACTGCGCGTCGGCTACTTCCCGGCGTGGATGAAGGAAGCGCCGGCGACGGACGTCGATCGCGCGGCGCTCGACACGGTGAAGAAGCTCGGTATGGTGCCGACGGAAGTTACGCTGCCCGATTGGCCGTACGATTCACTGCAGCTGATGCTGTTCGCCGAAGCGGCCGCGGCGTTCGAGGACATCACGCTCGATCATCGCGTCGATCAGCTCAAGGCGCAGGTGCCGGACGCGTGGCCGAATCTCTTTCGCATCTCGCGCTTCTTGTCGGCGGTGGATTTCGTGCAGGCGGATCGCTTTCGGCGGATGGTGGCGGGTGAGATGGATCGCATCTTCTCGCAAGTCGATCTGCTGCTCGTGCCGTCGCTGCGCGATGAGATGCTCACGATCACGAACTTCACGGGGCATCCGTCGCTCACGTTGCGTGCGGGGTTCGTGCAGGTGTCCGAGGCGCGCAGCGACTGGGCGCCGGATCCGGCGCATCCGTTACCGAAGTTCAATCCGCCGCGACGCGTGCCGCATGGTGTGACGCTGCTCGGGCGGTTGTTCGATGAAGGAACAGTTGGGCGGGCGGGGGTGGCATTGGAGCGGGCGTTTGGTGTGGCTGGGGAGCGGCCGCCGGGGTTTGTCTAG
- a CDS encoding ShlB/FhaC/HecB family hemolysin secretion/activation protein, producing MLMLLGAVMALHVFQGGQAPRRERPTIVRDSASTDTVKSRRPAKRLPVTAELLRTAFRDAGARDMLTRARKTRLAEDSSLVSYVAKARQRTTFTLGIGSIGPQRTMYRSEAVSEVSWRAGVGAQVKLTGARVGMPMGNRDDERDDLKENLASSDLTPIPYYPGQEALWIAGGRVRADVNDEDLVNPLANGAEAYYTYASGDSMSWRLPAGQRVRLREIKVRPRKPEWNLVVGSLWFDVESGNLVRAAFRLATPLDLWIPMKEAAKEDSSSSKVGMMIAKAIVSPLQAKLTGVTIEYGLFENKYWLPRVRSFEGTAQIMFVKPAIMLEQSFTYASVNGPVNFTAIAANEPDEFPVRAPDSLSRADARKWRDSVRTALSKRRTAFDDSLKKVSCDSTGYRTLARERRASGQMVAVTYPCDIEKLIASPDFDRPIFDANDDVWGKADRDALLNASLPFGAQALMRFSELPRPDFRYGLSMSRYNRIEGFSTGIGIDQQLGGGYSAGLVGRLGTADREPNIELSLSRTNLVHTATLTGYNRLVSANDWGDPLSFGSSLSAFLFGRDEGFYYRASGAELAWNTDFGPRLDWRLFGEEQRTAEWRNNYSWGTEFIPNIVAARGASAGAAVHWRHDTGVDPRAFRTATDVRLETATGDSTYGRGAIDFTVSRGLTRRTSAAITVGGGSSVGQLTPQRRWFLGGAQTIRGQSPDTTQSGNAFWMSRAELGLDEDLARVALFGDLGWVGDRRAWRDAGRPMSGVGVGYSMMDGLIRFDVARGIYPRTQTRLSAYLNARF from the coding sequence ATGTTGATGCTCCTCGGCGCCGTCATGGCGTTGCATGTGTTTCAGGGTGGTCAAGCGCCGCGACGCGAACGGCCCACCATCGTTCGTGACAGCGCGAGTACCGACACCGTCAAGAGCAGACGGCCCGCGAAGCGGCTGCCCGTGACGGCCGAGCTGCTGCGCACCGCATTTCGCGACGCCGGCGCGCGAGACATGCTAACTCGCGCGCGCAAGACGCGACTCGCCGAGGACTCGTCGCTCGTCAGCTACGTCGCGAAGGCGCGGCAGCGCACCACGTTCACGCTAGGGATCGGCTCGATCGGTCCGCAGCGGACCATGTACCGTTCCGAAGCGGTGTCCGAGGTGTCGTGGCGGGCGGGAGTCGGCGCGCAGGTGAAGCTCACCGGTGCTCGCGTCGGCATGCCCATGGGTAACAGGGACGATGAGCGCGACGACCTGAAAGAGAATCTGGCCAGCTCCGACCTGACTCCCATTCCCTACTATCCGGGCCAGGAGGCACTCTGGATCGCGGGCGGACGAGTTCGCGCCGACGTGAACGATGAGGATTTAGTGAATCCGCTCGCGAATGGCGCCGAAGCGTACTACACGTATGCGAGCGGGGACTCGATGAGCTGGCGGCTGCCGGCCGGCCAGCGCGTGCGCCTGCGCGAGATCAAGGTGCGGCCGCGCAAACCGGAGTGGAATCTCGTCGTGGGGTCGCTGTGGTTCGACGTCGAGAGTGGAAATCTCGTGCGTGCCGCGTTCCGTCTCGCGACCCCGCTCGATCTCTGGATTCCAATGAAGGAGGCCGCGAAGGAGGACAGTTCATCGTCCAAGGTCGGCATGATGATCGCCAAGGCGATCGTGTCGCCGCTGCAAGCCAAGCTGACCGGCGTCACGATCGAGTACGGATTGTTCGAGAACAAGTACTGGCTTCCGCGGGTGCGTTCGTTCGAGGGCACGGCACAGATCATGTTCGTGAAGCCGGCGATCATGTTGGAACAGAGCTTCACGTACGCGAGTGTCAACGGACCGGTGAACTTCACGGCGATCGCCGCCAATGAGCCGGACGAGTTTCCCGTGCGCGCTCCCGATTCGCTCTCGCGGGCCGACGCGCGCAAGTGGCGCGACTCGGTGAGAACCGCACTCTCGAAGCGCCGCACCGCCTTTGACGATTCGCTCAAGAAAGTGTCGTGCGACTCGACGGGGTATCGGACGCTCGCGCGTGAACGCAGAGCCAGCGGACAGATGGTGGCTGTGACCTATCCGTGCGACATCGAGAAGCTCATTGCGTCGCCCGATTTCGACCGCCCGATCTTCGACGCGAACGACGACGTGTGGGGCAAAGCCGATCGCGACGCGCTGCTCAATGCGTCGCTGCCGTTCGGGGCGCAAGCGCTGATGCGATTCAGCGAGCTGCCCCGCCCTGATTTCCGCTACGGTCTTTCAATGTCGCGTTACAACCGCATCGAAGGATTCTCGACCGGCATCGGCATCGATCAACAACTCGGTGGCGGGTACAGCGCAGGCTTGGTCGGGCGTCTCGGCACCGCCGATCGCGAGCCGAACATCGAGCTTTCCCTGTCACGCACGAACCTCGTTCACACCGCGACGCTCACCGGCTACAATCGCCTCGTCTCGGCGAACGATTGGGGCGATCCGTTGAGCTTCGGTTCGTCGTTGTCGGCATTCCTGTTCGGGCGCGACGAAGGCTTCTATTATCGCGCGAGCGGTGCCGAGCTCGCGTGGAATACCGATTTTGGTCCGCGTCTCGATTGGCGGTTGTTCGGCGAAGAGCAGCGCACGGCCGAGTGGCGCAACAACTACTCGTGGGGAACCGAGTTCATTCCCAACATCGTCGCGGCGCGCGGTGCGAGCGCGGGCGCCGCGGTGCATTGGCGTCACGACACCGGGGTCGACCCGCGCGCGTTTCGAACCGCGACCGACGTGCGCCTCGAGACCGCGACCGGTGATTCAACGTATGGTCGGGGCGCGATCGACTTCACGGTCTCCCGCGGGCTCACGCGACGTACCTCCGCTGCCATCACCGTCGGCGGCGGATCGAGCGTCGGGCAGCTCACGCCGCAGCGCCGCTGGTTCCTTGGCGGCGCGCAAACGATTCGCGGCCAGAGTCCCGACACGACACAGAGCGGCAATGCATTCTGGATGTCGCGCGCCGAGCTCGGGCTCGATGAGGATTTGGCGCGCGTCGCGCTGTTCGGCGATCTCGGGTGGGTCGGCGATCGCCGAGCGTGGCGCGATGCAGGGCGGCCGATGAGTGGCGTTGGCGTCGGCTACTCGATGATGGACGGCCTCATTCGCTTCGACGTGGCGCGAGGCATTTATCCGCGGACACAGACGCGGTTGTCAGCGTATTTGAATGCGAGATTTTAG
- a CDS encoding YceI family protein, whose protein sequence is MMKHILLILASATALRAVGAQAGVQTWTIDPNHSAAQFAVKHMMVSTVRGQFEKINGTIQYDGRDLKTMKVNVTIDAATVNTHIENRDKDLRSANFFDVEKYPTITFVSTRAQPVDAEHFKLTGDLTMHGVTKPVTLDVEGPSAPVKQGPMLRTGASATTKINRHDFNLNYSKMVEATPIVGDEITITIDLEATRKQ, encoded by the coding sequence ATGATGAAACACATCCTCCTCATTCTCGCGAGCGCCACGGCGCTCCGGGCCGTTGGTGCCCAGGCCGGCGTGCAGACCTGGACGATCGATCCGAATCACAGCGCCGCCCAGTTCGCGGTGAAGCACATGATGGTTTCGACGGTCCGCGGTCAGTTCGAGAAGATCAACGGCACCATTCAGTACGACGGTCGCGATCTGAAAACCATGAAGGTGAACGTCACAATCGACGCTGCCACGGTCAACACGCACATTGAAAATCGAGACAAGGATTTGCGCAGCGCGAACTTTTTCGACGTCGAGAAGTATCCGACGATCACGTTCGTCTCCACCCGCGCGCAGCCGGTAGACGCCGAGCACTTCAAGTTGACCGGCGATCTCACGATGCACGGCGTCACGAAACCGGTGACGCTGGACGTCGAAGGGCCGTCGGCGCCGGTCAAGCAGGGACCAATGCTGCGCACCGGTGCGAGCGCGACGACGAAGATCAATCGCCACGACTTCAACTTGAATTACAGCAAGATGGTCGAGGCGACGCCGATCGTCGGCGATGAGATCACGATCACGATCGATCTCGAGGCGACGAGGAAGCAGTAG
- a CDS encoding amidohydrolase family protein produces the protein MRSTHFVGALCSLGAAVLFAGALTAQQPTGRGGGRGMGGVAIQDGEDCPAGMTEIRPRRCAAPEFPPPSILDYRPKSTLVTDAHMKPKAKYPAIDYHGHPGGLIDSAEGLDSLGRALDQLNVRIMVSADNLSGARLKRALNAIKASDKMRDRVRVLAGIDFRNVGPGWAQRAVAQLDSDVASGAVGVGEVSKSFGLSIRKPDGSRLRIDDPELDPIWDECARLHLPVFIHTADPQEFFKPIDFTNERWLELSLFSDRRYPQDRFPSFEELMTERDNLFRKHKNVTFVAAHMGWSANDLPKLAKMMDEMPNVVTEVGAVLYDIGRQPRAAHDFFVKYQDRILFGKDSFQPEEYPYYWRVFETRDDYFDYYRPYHAFWKLYGIDLPDSVLKKVYFENALRVTKGIPQGGWPK, from the coding sequence ATGCGTAGCACGCACTTCGTCGGCGCACTTTGCTCCCTCGGCGCCGCTGTTCTCTTCGCCGGTGCTCTCACCGCGCAGCAGCCGACCGGACGTGGCGGCGGCCGTGGGATGGGCGGCGTCGCGATTCAAGACGGCGAGGATTGTCCCGCCGGCATGACGGAGATTCGTCCCCGCCGCTGCGCCGCGCCCGAGTTTCCGCCGCCGAGCATTCTGGACTACCGCCCGAAGTCGACGTTGGTGACGGATGCGCACATGAAGCCCAAGGCCAAGTATCCGGCCATCGATTATCACGGGCATCCGGGCGGCCTGATCGATTCCGCGGAGGGCCTCGACTCACTCGGCCGCGCGTTGGATCAGCTGAACGTGCGCATCATGGTTTCGGCGGACAATCTCTCTGGTGCGCGGCTCAAGCGGGCGCTGAACGCGATCAAGGCGTCGGACAAGATGCGCGACCGCGTACGCGTGCTGGCGGGCATCGACTTTCGGAATGTCGGTCCGGGCTGGGCGCAGCGCGCGGTGGCGCAGCTCGACTCGGACGTTGCCTCGGGCGCGGTCGGGGTCGGCGAAGTCTCGAAGAGCTTCGGTTTGAGTATTCGAAAGCCCGACGGATCGCGATTGCGGATCGATGATCCGGAGCTCGATCCGATCTGGGACGAATGCGCGCGGTTGCATCTTCCGGTGTTCATTCACACCGCGGATCCGCAGGAGTTCTTCAAGCCGATCGATTTCACGAACGAGCGGTGGCTCGAGCTGTCGTTGTTCAGCGACCGCCGGTATCCGCAGGATCGCTTCCCGAGCTTCGAGGAGCTGATGACGGAGCGGGACAACCTGTTCCGCAAGCACAAGAACGTCACGTTCGTCGCGGCGCACATGGGCTGGTCGGCGAACGATCTGCCGAAGCTCGCGAAGATGATGGACGAGATGCCGAACGTGGTGACGGAGGTCGGTGCGGTGTTGTACGACATCGGCCGCCAGCCGCGCGCCGCCCACGACTTCTTCGTCAAGTATCAGGACCGCATCCTGTTCGGCAAGGACTCCTTCCAGCCGGAAGAGTATCCGTACTATTGGCGTGTGTTCGAGACGCGAGACGACTACTTCGACTACTATCGGCCCTATCACGCCTTCTGGAAACTTTATGGAATTGATCTTCCAGATTCAGTATTAAAGAAGGTGTATTTCGAGAATGCGCTGCGGGTCACGAAGGGGATTCCACAGGGCGG